The Vigna unguiculata cultivar IT97K-499-35 chromosome 11, ASM411807v1, whole genome shotgun sequence genomic sequence gaaaaatggTTCATGTTTGGACATTATGCTTTTGGGATCATAATAGTGCTgtaattttgacaaatttatgTTCATATGTTTCGTTGAAGTATTAGAGTTGTGGAGTTTTCAAAGAGGTTTGCAAGATGAACATATTTTGtggaaaaatcatttttttttattcagaaAAACATGTTTTGTAGAGAAGCACTtgaatgttttttctttgaatagTATGTGGTATTACGTTTCTCTTACACTATTTAAATACTCCTTTGCAAaacattttttctaaattaatataaagggtattaacacaaataaaaatagcTCCAGACCCCATTTGGGATGAAAGagagatattttaaattttatgttcaaAACTGTTTGGCAAAAGAAAAAACTGGTTAAAACAAATTCagatattttaatcatatattaaaatagagaataaCCTTACAATTTCACCATATCAGTTTATTTACTTTTGCATGTTAATCAAATCACTCTATTTTCTTGAAAGTTATCTGAACTATTTATAGactgtattttaaaattagaagtgaacaaaataaatattttatgataaatgttattttagtgATATAAACTTTGGATATTTGGCATCTCATGTGTCGTTTTGTGTTGCAAGTGGCAATGACAACAATCCAACACAACACTGTTATCACTCTTTGCCCTCAGAAACATAATCCTTCTGAACTCTGAAGAAgaacacactttttttttctgctgGTTACTTCCCTCTTTCATTTCTTACATCTGGCAAGTAAAATCAAAAGGGTGAATCTGAATGGTTGTTTTTGCTCTAAGTTTCTGTCAAAGTTCACTTTTTTGCAAGCCATCATTTCAGATCAGGTGCTGCTCACAGTCTCAGAACAAAGCAGGAACATCCCATTTTCAAACCAAGAAAAAGTGTTTGAGATGCAACACCCTTTACTCAGACCAAGATAATTCtcctctttcttgctccttcCACGGCCACACCAATGGTATTTGTAATATGTGCATATCACTTTCTTTAGTTATGCAgaaaaattaggacaaaaagACTTACATTCAGATTACTTTGGtgtttttattatacttttctcTGGTTAGAATTACCTTTTTAACTTGATTAACTTTGTAATAAAGGTTTACACTAAAGTCCACTGTGTGTTTTGAAGTAAAACTTCATATCTAATTAGGAAATAACACCAAAAGATAATCCTGTTCGATATCTTACGTGTTGATTAGAGATAAGATGAGTTGAGTTTACAATATGCGTAAGTCGTTACAAActttacaagttaattttgtgAGATTAAGTTAGACTTAAGTCTATTACTTAACATGATATCAGAATTAAGGATTATAGTCTATCTTAATAAGATTTCTTGTTTGTTCGACCTAATGTGTCGCTCGTTATCGGGAGATTTGTTATTGTTTCTTGGACCTATCGTGTGGATGTTGTTACGAATTCAAGTATGAATCTAAGTTCTACATtgaatagaaatgaaaaagtagagtaccatataaggatcaaggtcCATAAACTCATCGCTGATTTTGggttaaaagtggtgtcaatacCTTATATGATTGGGCTCAAGTCTTATTGGTGTTGTGAGGTTTAACTAATGATTATTGTTACCTGTGTAATGTTGTAGGAGATAAAGGTCTGTTTTCATTGGCTCCACCACACCAAGGAATTGATGGGGATTGGAGTGAAAAATCTGGAGTAATTGTGTACAAATGGAATGAGAAGAATAACAGACCAAACACTGGGCGTGCGAATTGGAAGAAAAGATGGAGTTGCTGTGGTGAGTATGATGAGAATGCTCCACCTTGTAGACATGGCAGCCATGTTTCCTATGATGATGGTTTCACCTTGTACTAGCTATAACAAATTTGCAGAAAAAACCCTACGAAATATTAACAATACTATTAGTGTGATTTTATTACCTGAGATGTTTCTCACAGAGGTGTTAACAGAGTAACCATCTTGAAGGAGGGTCTTGATAATCCATGAAGCAAGAAAACCAGTTCCTCTTGTTACACAAACTGCTTTCTTCCATTTTCTCATGTTTTTTCTCTTCCTCTTATGAGTGTTCAATGTGCCATTAATTGATAAGTACTATGACTACACTCTTAATCCCCACCATACAGTATTTTGGAAATAAACAAGAGGTTgtctatatttaaatattgtcattgaaatttattagattagttttttttctttaaacaagTTATACAATATAACCTCACATATGATATCTAATTCTAGATTTGactttagaatttaaaaaagaaaattgtgtgttattttgtCCACATCATTGACGTGATTATTGTTATCATATTATCATTAGCTTACAAACATACCTTTAAACTATGTTaacatgataaataatttttacatttaaaataaaagcatgaaaattaatttaaaaaaaaatttagtgaaaaactaaaaacattaaaacTTACTATTAAAAACTACGGGTGACAATGTGGGTTTAGCCTGGCAGGCCGGCCCACCAAAGAAATGCGGGACGGGCCAAGATAATGAACCTACTAGCCTACAGTAGCCTGGCTTGCAAAAGTTTGTAGCCCGCACGGGCCGacatgcagaaaaaaaaaattgaaaaaattgcccttgcacttgtgtatatcaGTTACTTTCCTTCTGGACTTTTGTATGAACGttccaaattcttgtatgattgagtattatgtatttttgaaagTGCTAAGATTTGAAGAATATAtcaatacattgtgtatgtcaaaatacgaatatgaatatgatgaaaatattgaattatcaatttatcatccaactccTCCTAAagtctttgcttaattttgtgaacttgataaagtttcccaatttgttgaatattgaaaactttatgataagaattaaaaaaaaaggcaaacCGGGCATGACTTTTTAGCCTGAGTTAAAAATGTAGAGCGGGTCAGGCTAGTTGCAAGCCAAATGCATGTCGAGCCTAAATGGTGAGGCCGAACCGCATTATCACCCCTACTAAAACTTATGTTGAGTAGgctatatattaaaatattcgtttaatgttaacaatttaatttagtattatattttgattGCTAAGactctttaattatttatttcaaccGTTTGTAGTATTTAAAGGGTAATGCGTGTACGTGtgtctttttcatctttttatgataatacaaaataataaacttattattattattataattatgaaattaaatataaataattttattataaatagagtTTATAACATtccattttaattgaataaaatcactaaaataagatattataaGTTTGATAACCCAAAATAGTTAATACAATAGTTAACATAAAGTATAAGTACAATcattccaaaataaataatcatacatTAACAGAAGAAGATTTTCTATCCTATAGCTTAGGCTGCGGATCCTATTACATCTCGTGGTGCATTCACTTTTGCATCATCTCATGCTCACACCAATTAATGGTGATCATCGAGAAGAAGAAATACACAAACAACAAATGACACAAACAAAGTGAGGGTaagcaaaatataaatttaaacataCATAATTTAACTTCATATATAAAATGTCCACACAATAAGATATCGAACCCAACTTAACAGTTCATTGTTCCAAAATCACAATGCAATCTCATCAACACATACAAACATAAGCTAGACTCAACTATCCAGATTTATGCATCAATTTGGACATAAGAAGCCTTGCACATGTCATAAAACCTCTTAGTGGATTGCAACAAAGACTTTGGTTCCACCTAACCTAACAAACTGATAAAATTCCTCTAGACATGGTAAGTCAACTTATGGAATCGCCAAATGAGGGGTCTCACCCCTAATACCGCTATAAGAAACTCTTTCAACTCTCACCACCTATACTACAACACTCTTTGTGAGTTTGTAAGCGTAGTAGAGTATATGATGACTTCTGACCAACACATGTCCCTAGTCAATGCATACTACTAAACCAATAAGGATTTGTGTTTCTTCCTTAGAAGGCAAAACCCCAAACAatcatacaattcaaaattGTTCTCATTCCATTCCATTGATCAACTTTCACTCTCTTAAAGCCATCATACTTCCTTAGAATACAATTTACAATTCTTTTCACTAACCTCTCCACTCCATACATTACTTGATATCATAATATAACCTTTCCAattgaaattacaaatattataacaaAACTCCACAATCATACATAGCTCATCACACcaaaacacacaacaacaaTGTTACTCAACCATTCATCATTCATAACACAAGTAACATGCATTCTTTACATTTCACATcacacatttcatatatatatatatatatatatatatatatatatatatgtatatatatatatatatatgtatatatatgtatatatatatatatgtatatatatacatatatgtatatgtatatatatatatatatacatatatatatatgtatatacatatatgtatatacatatatatatgtatatatatgtatatatatacatatacatatatgtatatatatatgtatatatatatatatatatatatatatatatatatatatatatatatatatatatatatatatatatatatatatatatactctaaAAGATGTACATCACCGAAATGGTTCATATGCTTTCATTGAATCCCAATTCTCACACAAGTATATAAAGATACAAAATGAC encodes the following:
- the LOC114168814 gene encoding uncharacterized protein LOC114168814; protein product: MVVFALSFCQSSLFCKPSFQIRCCSQSQNKAGTSHFQTKKKCLRCNTLYSDQDNSPLSCSFHGHTNGDKGLFSLAPPHQGIDGDWSEKSGVIVYKWNEKNNRPNTGRANWKKRWSCCGEYDENAPPCRHGSHVSYDDGFTLY